The Mercenaria mercenaria strain notata chromosome 6, MADL_Memer_1, whole genome shotgun sequence genome contains the following window.
TAGTCAATATCGACATTCCATCAGTGGTGGCTTCTTTCGAATTACGCAAAAGTTGAATACATTTTCGATAAGAAtacttttcttgaatataaaacAACATGTTCAAAGTTTGGATCAATGTATATAGCCAGGCCATaaacataatgtaaatattatacctTCGCCAAACAACTGATTATCACGTAAAAAGAATTGCCGAACTGATATTAACGTAATACGAATCTATTACACTACTTGTAGTGTTCCCATCAAAGCAAGAAGCTAAGAGTTACAGATACTTATTATCAACAAAGTACGTTTTCTAAAGCTGTCTTCctaaacaattttataaaattgtataattaaaccaaagtattttttattatttacttaaaaatatttcagtctttcaagaaaattaaaaataaatctctATAAGGCAATTATGAAAACATAGAATTGAGATGTCACTTCATGGTATAGAGACAGTTTCAGTACTGGCAGTCATATTCCTAAATATTTATACCATGTGATAAAACGACgaaatttagaaattttgtatCTTCGAGCACACACATTCTTCTTTTCTGTCTGACATATCCTCTGGCAGCATCTTCAGTGTGTCTTGATCCTGGCTTATACATAAAATAGTTTAAAAGCGATTCTTTACGATTGTCTTCTACTATTAATGAACGATTGTCTTCTTCTATGAATGAACAATATTTAGTCACCACTTCTATAGAATGTGTTACAGTAAGAAGACTATCAACGAATGTACGCCATGTTTTAAGACTCAGTGTGACACATCCAAGGCTGATTTTATTGAGACTCTTCATTACAGGTGAGACAGTGAGAGCATCCTTGTCAATGTATATGTACGATATACAAAGAAACTCCAGATGTTCCGAGGTGTCAACTGCCGAATTAATTTGTCTTGTGTATGATGTTATTTCTTTAGAATCATGATTAGAATGACGGAgtatatatctattaatagaaatataaataagtttataGTTTTTACAAAGAAATCCCACGACATCCGCTTTATTGTTTGATGCAACAACTTCTGTCGTTTTAAGACAGTAAAATGGAATATCCAAATCAAGTCTATGCAGCTGGCAATATTGTAATTGATCTTCTAAATCGACATAGAAAGATAGTCCAAACTCCAATTCACCGTACGACAGTTTCATCTTTTGTATTGGTAGAGAAATGGTTTGGTTATACACTTCACTGCTATGAAACGTAAGAAAACATTCTTCCCTTATGACGGAAATTTCTGCCGGGATTTTAGAATggataataaaattatatacattttccaAATGAACATTATGAAGTTGATTAGTTTTGGAAAGGGAAATGTTGTGACCTCCACAGTTAACACGTTTACATCCTATATCtttcaattttataacttttaaagaCACATATCGAACAAACGATGAAGAAAATTGCTCACATTTCTCATGACTTATCTTTGCATCTGCGCTGCCTGATATATTGATATTTGTTAGACTTTCAATGTTCTTGTCAGATTGTATAGTGAAAGCACACAGCTCTAACTTAATTTCACGGAGAACATAAAGTTCAGAAAGGTCAATACTATGACCTTCACAGTCAATACTGTCACATTCGATACCTTTTAGTGTAAGATACTTTAAAAACTTAAATCGTGACAATGAAGTTGATATCTGCTGGCATCTCTCATGGTTTATCTTGGCATCCGCTCTGCATGATATGTAAATTTTTTCAAGACTTTCAATTTGTATGTCAGACATTATAGTAAATGGGCACAGTTCTGAATGAATTTCCCGTAGCACAGCAAGTTTAGACAGGTCAATAACATGCCCTTCACAATTTATATGGTTACATTCGATACCTTCCAGTGACattctttttaaagaaacaaatcgAGATAATGAAGATGATAGTAGCTGACATCTTTCATGCGATATCTTGACAACACCGTCTTTGCTGCCTGAGATATAAATACTTTCAAGACTTTCAATTTTTATGTCGGATGTTATAGTAAATGGGCACAACAAATGGATTTCTTGGAGCATATTAAGCTCAGACAGGTCAATTGTGTGACCCTCACAATCAGCATCATTACATTCGATACccactgacatttttttttaaagacacaAATTGAGGTAATGAAGATGATAGTTGCTGACATCTTTCATGCGATATCTTGACACCGTCTTTGCATGAGATGAAAATGCTTTCAAGACTTTCAATTTTTATGTCGGATGTTATAGTAAATGGACACAACAAATTGATTTCTTGGAGCATATTTAGTTCAGACAGGTCAATTGTGTGACCCTCACAATCAACATCATTACATTTGATACCTTCcagtgacattttttttaaagacacaAATCGAGGTAATGAAGATGATAATTGCTGACATCTTTCATGCGATAACTTGACACCGTGGTTGCATGAGATGAAAATGCTTTCAAGACTTTCAATTTTTATGTCGGATGTTATAGTAAATGGACACAACAAATTGATTTCTTGGAGCATATTTAGTTCAGACAGGTCAATTGTGTGACCCTCACAATCAACATCATTACATTTGATACCTTCCagtgacatttttttaaagacacAAATCGAGGTAATGAAGATGATAATTGCTGACATCTTTCATGCGATAACTTGACACCGTGTTTGCATGAGATGAAAATGCTTTCAAGACTTTCAGTTTTTATGTCGGACTTTATAGTAAATGGACATGATAAATTGATTTCTTGCAGCATATTTAGTTCAGACAGGTCAATTGTGTGACCCTCACAATCAGTATCATGACAATCGATACCTTTCAGGGTCAGGCACTTTACTGACACACATCGCGATAATGACGAACATAATTGCTCATATTTCTCATGAACTTTGCTTTCAgacgtgtttttgtttttgagtgAGATGTAAATACTTTCGACTGGACTCCGAGACTGAAGAGCCAGTAGACAACCCTCTAAATGAATGCTTTTGATCCGATAAAGTTTAGATATGTCTATGGTATGCAAACTTGTTCTAGAGTCgcattttaatgtcatttgttTTATGGATACTGCGTGCGATAACACTTCAAATCTGTCAAATATCCAATCGTaaaaaaattcaagatttttGACATTCGACTCAGATCCTAATATGCACTGAACATTTTCTAAATGAACACTCTTAAGTTGGCTGTTTGTAGATAGGTCAACTATATATCCGTAGTCATAGTCACTTTTGAATGTCAAATGTCTTAAAGACACTGCTTGTGTGAATGAAAAAGCATGCTTAAGTGATGACCACTTAGTAACGTTTATACTTGCAAATTGTAAGCTAGGAAGTTGTGTAATCCATTCAAATATGTCTGAACATCCTGTCAAAAATGTAGTATCTCTGCTTAGATATAAGGAATTCACGGTTATAGGAAgtatttttcgaaaaaaattcaTATCGGCTCGGAAATGTACGACTATATCATAAAGGCTAATCGTAGCTGTTTCGTGGTTTCCGGACTCAGAAAGACAATTGTTTAAAAGTCTTTGTATCTGCACGACTGTTCTGTCTATTTCATCCAACTGTAGATTGTGTCTGTATCTGATCATACTTTCATCAACCTCTACCTTGTTTGAGATGAATTTCGAGATTTCTGATAACATAAATGGAGATAATCCACATACCATCTTCAGGATATTAGATAATTGTAGAATGTCAGAAGCTGACTTGAACTTACGAAATAGGTCTTCTAAGATGACAGTGCTTTCGAGTCTGTGTTTCTGTTTAGATGTTGGGCTATGCATAGAGTGGTAATTGCTAGATATGTACACAGCAGCAAAAAACTCGAGATATGacaaatgaatgaaacacaaacaTGTTTCCTCATATTCTTGATTTAAACATGTATGTTCAACAATAATTCCCATTTCTATGAGAGAAGTAATATCGCTTTTTGTCAGTCCTAATTCCCTAAGTTTTGATCGGCTAAAAGTACTGGAATTGGTTTcattggttaaggttttatatgcaatttttccgactagaaaaataaatcttttatttgCCTTACATCTAGGAAATCTTTTTAAAAGCTCAGGTAGACTGATGTGTATGAATTCTTCCCGCATATAGATAATATCTTCTGTCATGTCTTCATCTtcctttccttttttaaaccagCACAGTATTATGTTAagaatgttactataaatatcgcTTACAGATTTTCCAATTGTGTTTTCTTTGCAGAAAAGACAAATCAGTTGTTGTAAAAATAAAGGTGTTTCTTCGAGATGTTGAAGcgcagatttttttatttcatccacgAAATAGTTTATATTCTTAGATGCTTTGTTCTGATGTAACTGGGTcatatattttctaataaatTCATGGACTGATCCAGCTGCAATTCCAATTAACTTGATTTTTTTGTGATACTcggtttttttcatatttaaaataccTTTAGCAGAGGGCCTAGAAAACGTTAGAAATGTAGCATGTTCTATTCCGTCCCCTAACGGGATGCCGTGAGTAACATGGAGTGGAAGGCAGTAGGATTTTGGAGGCGTCCATTCATCAAGGCTATCAATAATGATCAAGCAACGCTCGCCTTCTTGCGTAAATATCTTGTTTATCAGTTTTTCTGACACAACATGTTTATAAAGTTCTTTTATCATATCAGTTAAGTCACAACTAAATTCTGACATCCTTTGTAAGGGGacgaagaaaagaaaatgaaatcgTTTTAGTTCTTCAGCATTATCAGATTGCACAGTGTTATTTTCGTCCTCGTTTAAAGCTGAGCACCAGCTGTAAATCATCATTTTGCTGAATGAACTTTTACCTGTCCCAACGTCACCGACAATATAAATTCTTTTATGCCGTCTTtcattagtttgaaatatatcGCGATATCGTTTTATTACTCTTGGTTCACCATTTTCGTCTTCTATATTCGGTGAGACGTAAACATCTTTTATGTCTACGTTATTGTTTTGAACTTTAAATGGAGATATCCATGTTTTCACATAATGATTTTGGTATTGTTTTACCATCTTCCTTTGAAGCtctacaaaaaaatgtaaatataccaTGAAATATCATACAATTTAAACTTAAATAAGACATGTATCTATATAAAGGACTTCTACAcggtgctacataccaaatatcaaagctctagttCCTGTGGTGTTGTACAAgatgattttcaatgttttccctacataagtcaatataaaccatgtgaccccggggcggaaccatatttgatcctagggggataatgtaaacagtcttggtagatgactactagatgatgctacataccaactatCAAAGCCCTCGGCTCTGTTGTTTTGGAACAAGAAGatcttcaaagtttttccctatacaagtcgaATGAGGACCCCACGGCGTGACCATAACTGATCACAGtgatataatttaaacaatcttggtagagaactactagatgatgctacataccaaatatcaaagccctaggccctgtggttttggacaagattctCAAAGTTCATCCCAATATAAAACCTTATAaaagtctgtataaaccatgtgaccccatgGCGGAACCTTAATTGACCGTTGGggtttaatttcaacaatcttgggagaagactactagatgatgtttcatatcaaatattaaagcctcaggacctggtgttttggacaagaagatgtttaaagtttcaactatatacatatagagaaacgaatcgtaataatttgaacagtgtgaaaatgtcttaaaatcgGGCCaccagtttcatacaagaagatttttgaagttttcacttcacacatatagggaaaaatgactaCGCACCCTGGCAATCATGTTCTTTTACGAATCAGAATACAAGGACCTTTTGTGtgatgttattttaaaatcggaccagtgATTGAAGAGGAGATATcgtataaagattttattatttttagtcctgccggtgtaatgaagtatttcgacccccatagaataacgaccccccggtcattattctatagaaaatgtgactcctttcctgtaaaatattgactccccttataaaaaaactgactccctttgaaaactctatagaataacgactccccggtcattattctatagaaaaactgacccctccaagtaaaatactgactccctaaagatgactcccttcgaatctcatagaataacgaccctggttattattctatagaaaaagtgactccttccatgcaaaatactcactgccgaaattactacattcgaactctcatacaatatcgattcccggacattattctatttaaaaaagttactctttccgtgtaaaacaccggctcctaaaaagactttcgacgataatatctattaaaaagtgatccccaccaaacctaacggacaattttactagatctacaactctaataccctccattgccaatagttaacattttgattgtactactactactggtgccgctacttctattgctattactacatgtacttcttattcttctactactactactactactacttctactactactactacaactgctactactgatactactatacctgcttccattaatacgtcttgtacatctaccttttcttctcctgctgctgttgttgttgtcacttattcctctgctgctgctgctgctgctgctgctgctgctgctactgcaactgccactactactactactactactactactactttctattgttgccgctaccgtactttactgccactgctaagtattgcaacttctattaatactaagttctatgctagcaatttcttgtgcagttttattctgaagaattacttcataccgaagtttgcagggattattgacactggtgtgttttgtgaacgtattgtgaattgttattttcctgaaaaaaatgtttacaccaagatacagcgtctagaaatagaatcccttttcccgtcgcggaatgctctgatttctgtgtcaagtgatgatatctggggctaatggtcaaacggaaggacggacggacggacggacggacaagggcaattctatatgcccccctccgccgagtgggggcataaaatgcagcaattaggccttagatacatgagttatcactacatttgaccaaatgaccgggggtcgttttttttatgggagtcaatattcttcgtgaggttcagtttacttcacgtgggggagtcatagtactatgatctggaggtcataatactatgaccgggggtcactttttctatagaataatgaccggggggtcattattctatgggggtcgaaatacttcattacaccggccccTATATGCAACCACGAAACCATAGGACCACTCAATGAACATCCacgcaaagtttcatcaatttacacCGAATGTTTAAGAGGAGATGTGGTTTAAGGAAAGTgtagacggacggatggacggacggacgccggacggtgagcgatcacaataactcaccctgAGCACGTCTTTTATGTATTTAACTTGATACTGTTTTGAAACGTTAGGATTGTCAAATATACTTCATTGCCGATACTAACAACTCCTCAGAAATGACAAATTTCACTATGGTGGTCACACCCCCGTCAAAATGGGACGGGGATGTGGTTAAGAGCCATCGTTTTTACAATTAAAGATTGCTACAATATGAGGATGATCCCAGAAAAATTAATCCATCGATAAATTAAGGAGAACTTGTAAGTAACATTTCATGTAATGAAATTCCAGCCAAATTCGATTTCATTCAAGGAAAATATTCGTAAAGAGAAAAAACATTACTTAACCGTATGGAGCACACCTGATGCCCTTTGGGGCCAGTGACCGATTTGTTGAGTAGACAGTAAAATCTAAAGAATAATCCAGAGAATGTTGAAATCAGATTAGCAATCGCTTATTTAGGTGTTTTGTGCTATTTCTTCTTACACTGAAGCAAATAGATATTGTGCTTATAGGTGCAGGTTTGTCCTATTGTCTTAAGTTGgactcagtgttattatattttcttgctCCTTAGGAGTATCGagtacttgtttaaaaaaaaacttccgcTGAAGATAGGGGGCGTGAGaggcgttgcacatttcatttcctctcattaTTAGGATTTCCCCTCGAGaaggatattcctatctgcacatACATCCAGTGTAAGAATCTTGAAGTTCTAAATGGTTAGCACTTGTGTCGTATATCAGCATGACATTTATTTTCTCAGGTGGTCAACGGAAAGCTTTATATACGTCACTTATTTCGAGTGTTTTCCATTGTACGAGATGAAGTGTATACATAGCAGCTAAAGGCATTGATGATGCATTTCCTTTGTGTTATACCATATCTCCCACCACTTAAAATACTACCGCGTAAGTCGACATATGCATGGACCTCACTACATCATTATTTGTCCCACCACAATAGAActatataaaaaagtaaataatgcaAGAAactatagacattcaaacattttcagatttgCCTGTTTAACCTTAATGCATGACGAAGGTCTATAGAATACTCTGAAGATCTGTGAAAAACTTGTGTCAAgttagtaaaaagtaaaaacgaaTGACTTAATGATCATAACGTGAGGCGAGGGTTTCTTGGTTTTAACTCCGGATACCTCTCTGGACACTATTCCGGCAGGAGAGTAACGCTCCGTTTGTCAGCTAAACATTTGAAGAATACAAGTAGAGGTTCCATATAATTTTGTTACCTTGTTTCTGTTCAGCATATTCTAACTGCTTCTGGTGCATGTTGCGTGCGTCGTCCAGTCTGTCAACATGTTGCTCTATCTCCGTTAGACGCTTTAAAAAAGGTGTGTTTTAGaaatacaaattataatttaGTGGCGATTTAAGCTGCATCTTAACaatcatttaagaaacaaaaactttgaACATACAAAAATGACATGATGTTTGGTGTTTTGCCATGcgtttaaaaacatgtttgataGATGAAAAAACTACTGACATACTGAATATCGCGAGTTTTTCGCTTATTAATGTTTAtactacattttatatattaGGCAATGATGAAATGCTTTTACAAATTGTCTTCATAGTCATACCTGTTTTATAACGACATTGTCTGTTTTTAACTCCTTTGTGTCTAATTCATTTTGTGTAATTCTCTCATTCAATAACTCgatcatttttttcattgttttcagtCTGCTATCACAGTGGTTGTCAAGCTCTTTCCGTGCATTATCAAGAGCTCTTTGTGTTTTATCGTCAATTGCTGTATATGCCTTCCTTTCTTTTGTATCAATGTCCTCTTTGGCGTCTTGGATCATTTGTTCAGTTGCAATGACCTGTTCTCTATTGATGCCATGGCAGCTCTGCATACTTCTACTTCATTGTGGGTTGTTATAATGAATCTGGTCTCCTTAAGCTAATATTGTAATAAACGGTATTAAGCATAATGTAGTTCATTTACTTCGAATTGATTTGTCCCATGCAAATAGTAATGTTGTCCGATAAGACAATTACAATATCTCATCcccatttattatttgataagtATGCAATGAAAATAGGTAAATGTGAAGAGGTGTTAAGGTTCATGAATATTGTATGATccctcaaaatatttcaaattggaagaaaatgatttaaaatttctTATTCACATTGAATCCATTTAAGATGGAACGTAACAACATACAACTTGCATGAATGTAAGTGCAACATTCGTATCAATACTGGTTATCCAGTTTTGAACTGAACAAGTATCAATATTTCACATTGTTATTCAAAGGCTGAAATAGTTTGATAACTACgaacataaatttacatttaagAGTAAAATAATACTAATATATTGTTTCACATCATTCTTATCTGTCTAAAACAGCGATATCTCATATTATAGGAATTCAAAATACGTGTATAAAAATACTACACGCCAAAATTGAAAGTAAGAACAATGAGCTttaatggattttttaaaatatttaattatacaaTGAAGCGAAATGTCAAATTTTCtcaatgatttttttctaaatgttccAAATTATTCAAAACATCACAGGAACCTCTTTTACAATTATGAAATTCTTGTCACATATCTCCAACACATATGCTAAGGAACGTTACTTGGAAAATCAATCTACACCAAATCAATCTACAACAGTAATATTTTGCAAACTCCCATATTTTCCCTGATTGAGGCAAATGACAAGAAAAAAGGAGAAACACTATTTATCTTCACATTTGAAAGACTGTGCTTGAAATGATTCACAATATGGTCCAGGAATAGATTTGTTTGATATCTCTGAAAACctctaaaattttgtttaaagaaatagATAAAGATTGTCCAAAATAATGTTCAACTAATGTTTTTATAAGATATGTGAAAACTGTAAAATACTGTGCAATTCTTCACGCTTGAAAATCTCAACGTTAATAAGACGCAGCCCAGAAGCAATACTATTAAGATTTTggtattcattaatattttttgttctgaTTGGGACAGTAGAAATTAAGAGACTAATTGAACATCAATAATATATACTGCTTACTTGTTTGAGTTTTTTAACCGCTTGTTGGGCATCATGTCTTGCATTCAATTCTTTTCCGTCTTCAAGAATTGCTATGATGTCATCAATGCAATCGTTTAGCTCTCTTTCATCAAGCTCCATTTGAGGCGAGTGGAAAACCATGTTTCTCCTCTTCAGAACCTATAATTGATATTTCACAAGAAGTGTTATGTAACTATCAACCGGACCTAAACTGTTTTATGTGACAATCTTCATTGAATCACATAAAGCTTTTCccacaaaatatatatctttaacgTATTTTGGATTATTTTTGAAGGCTGTTGACGATGAAATTTGAACTATCATTAATGTAAACTTTGCCAGTTATTAGAAGTAATTACAAACATAAAGAACAATTACGTTAGCATTCATCGCAACTGCAACGAAAGCATAAAAagatttttgaattaaaaataccTTGTTGAATATGTCTGATCCTGTTATGGTGCAAGATATACGAGTATGGAagtttatgttataaataaatatatgcagCAGTCCCGAGACATCAATTTCAGTTTTGTCAGCATATCCTGGTGCATTAATGAAGCATTTTGCCACTTCCCATGGCGCACAACACCAGCTGGTAATATCTGTATTTTTCCAGTTTGGTGTGGGCGGTGTTGAACCATGACTCATAAGTATTTCTTCCAAAATGGCGTCACAAACTTTATTAGGACACGTATGCTTTTTCGAATACAGACAATTACAGTTAGTCTGCCCTCTTGGACATATGTCTTTTCCAGTTATTGTGTCTTTTACGCTTTTATGAATGGGTTTTAAACTTCTTATATTGCATAGGTTACAAGTGAGCCCGGGCGTATGCTTGACATCATGAAGAATTCGCTTGTGCTCCTGTTTGACCACTTCATCCGCAAAGCCATCTAAACCATTCTTCAGATATTTATACGCCAGTCCGCCTCTCACCCAGTTCCTGTATTTCGAATTCTCTAATTCAGCTTGATGATCCATCTTGTTTAGAACATTTCTATTATCTAACTTGCGTTTTCATGCATTTCTCTATAAAACGAACAAAATAactttacatttttgtaataacaGGCTGTCAGTATTAGAGCTAACGTGCaaacatataaaaaagaaaaggcAAGTTTCCAATAGACTAACGACTTTTCAAAACATtatacagcccgcccgcttagctcaatagggagagcgcagatctacggatcgcgtggtcgtgagttcgtgccctgggcgaggcgtatgttctccgtgacgatgtgataaaagacattgtgtctgaaatcattcgtcctccacctctgattcatgtggagaagttggcagttacttgcggagaacaaggttgtactggtacagaatccaggagcactggttaggttaaccgcccgtcgttacataactgaaatacttttggcgttaaacccaaaacaaacaaacaaacaaaacattatacAAGTAACTTGATAAGAagatttttgtcatatttgttgATAAAAGTTATAAACCTAACGTGCTACAAAATGACTTAAATTTAATTTCCATACACATATCGACTGAGAGGTTGAATCAGTATCCTTCACTTTATCAGTGACACGTTAAAAACATTTGTTCTTTAAAGTTATAAAGATAACTTTTTATCTCTAAATAAGACAAAGGGCGTCCATGGCCGAGGTGTTAAAactcgctgacttcgaatcacttgaaCCTCACCGCTGTGGATTCAAAAGCTCGTATAGGGTAGTgaaaaagccatccagctggctaacggaatgtCGGTGACAAGTGACGAGACGAACTGAAATATACTCTAAGACAAGTCATTCGTTATTCTTTCATCGCTAAACATTTTGGTTTTCAAATGCtagtgaaatttaaaattaataagtgtttaataaaaatatggaaatataaTGTTAACTTAGTGATGAATCGTAAGCTATAATTTGTATCTAAATGCAAGTAGAAAGAGCGTTACAGCCCTAGTCACACTGCTTTATAAGACAGCTCACAACAGGTTACGACAGGCTACGACTGGAAATTGCAAGGCATCATTGTAGGTAAGTCCTGCCACGTGTCCCGTTTGGTCTTTAATCGTCTTTAGTAGTCGAAGCACAAAATCATTGCGGGAGATTTTTGACGATGTTTTAAAAAGATCTGACTGCGGCCAAAATTGTCGTAGCTGGTCTGAAGTCATGGTCACAACGAGAGACTACTTACAACAGGTTACGATCGGATACGTTTGGATATCGCAAGGGATTGTAGAACAGTCCTGCTACAAGTCGTTTATGGTCTTGGATGGTTTTGGGAATGCCCGTGACCGTATTTGGTTGTGTGGAGGTTTTCAATCATGCTCAAACTGGTCGTAACTTGTCTTCTGTGTAGGTCTTGAGTGGTCTTACGATGCGGAGGTTGACCGTAGGCCTTTCAAGTCGCACATACAGTCACACGTGACTAAGCTTGCGACTGGTCCTTGACAGTTGTAGGTAGTCTTGGGTTATCTTACGGCCAGTCGTGCTATTAAGTGGGACAGATCTTTTTATGTGACTGCTAAAACAAACGGCCGGACCAATACTGACCTAGGCTGCACGACTGATATGGCCGCGAGTAATCGTTTACATATATATACTTAATTCTTAATTCGATTTATTGatattataaattcatttttgatatctgaaaatattatgatatcaatAGAGCATTTAAAGGTATCtcaaaatgtgtgtgtgtgttcatgATATCTTATTTATGATTTAATGGTATCAATTTATTGTACACAATAGTATTATTGtacgatttttatttatttaatgtattttatgtaataaaatctgttttaaactGCCTTAATTTAATCTTTACTTTTAGATATCAATAattcattta
Protein-coding sequences here:
- the LOC123548939 gene encoding uncharacterized protein LOC123548939, with amino-acid sequence MQSCHGINREQVIATEQMIQDAKEDIDTKERKAYTAIDDKTQRALDNARKELDNHCDSRLKTMKKMIELLNERITQNELDTKELKTDNVVIKQRLTEIEQHVDRLDDARNMHQKQLEYAEQKQELQRKMVKQYQNHYVKTWISPFKVQNNNVDIKDVYVSPNIEDENGEPRVIKRYRDIFQTNERRHKRIYIVGDVGTGKSSFSKMMIYSWCSALNEDENNTVQSDNAEELKRFHFLFFVPLQRMSEFSCDLTDMIKELYKHVVSEKLINKIFTQEGERCLIIIDSLDEWTPPKSYCLPLHVTHGIPLGDGIEHATFLTFSRPSAKGILNMKKTEYHKKIKLIGIAAGSVHEFIRKYMTQLHQNKASKNINYFVDEIKKSALQHLEETPLFLQQLICLFCKENTIGKSVSDIYSNILNIILCWFKKGKEDEDMTEDIIYMREEFIHISLPELLKRFPRCKANKRFIFLVGKIAYKTLTNETNSSTFSRSKLRELGLTKSDITSLIEMGIIVEHTCLNQEYEETCLCFIHLSYLEFFAAVYISSNYHSMHSPTSKQKHRLESTVILEDLFRKFKSASDILQLSNILKMVCGLSPFMLSEISKFISNKVEVDESMIRYRHNLQLDEIDRTVVQIQRLLNNCLSESGNHETATISLYDIVVHFRADMNFFRKILPITVNSLYLSRDTTFLTGCSDIFEWITQLPSLQFASINVTKWSSLKHAFSFTQAVSLRHLTFKSDYDYGYIVDLSTNSQLKSVHLENVQCILGSESNVKNLEFFYDWIFDRFEVLSHAVSIKQMTLKCDSRTSLHTIDISKLYRIKSIHLEGCLLALQSRSPVESIYISLKNKNTSESKVHEKYEQLCSSLSRCVSVKCLTLKGIDCHDTDCEGHTIDLSELNMLQEINLSCPFTIKSDIKTESLESIFISCKHGVKLSHERCQQLSSSLPRFVSLKKCHWKVSNVMMLIVRVTQLTCLN